From Mauremys reevesii isolate NIE-2019 linkage group 10, ASM1616193v1, whole genome shotgun sequence, the proteins below share one genomic window:
- the LOC120373787 gene encoding apoptosis-enhancing nuclease-like isoform X3 — protein sequence MVGTGPGGKLSELARCTVVNYNGDVIYDKYIRPELPIVDYRTRWSGITKQHMQKATPFSAAQREILKILKDKIVVGHAIHNDFRALKYFHPRSRTRDTSRIPLLNRKAGLPVKVSASLKSLARQLLHKKIQVGQKGHSSVEDARTSMELYRLVEVQWEQELASSHPSSPPHTPTDSCTDSDHYMEDQYWPKDLNIDCK from the exons ATGGTGGGCACAGGCCCTGGCGGGAAGCTGAGTGAGCTGGCGCGATGCACGGTGGTGAACTACAATGGAGATGTAATTTATGACAAATATATCCGGCCAGAGCTTCCCATCGTGGACTACAGGACTCGCTGGAGTGGGATCACCAAGCAACACATGCAGAAGGCTACCCCGTTCAGTGCTGCACAGAGAGAG ATCCTGAAGATCTTGAAAGACAAGATTGTGGTGGGACACGCCATCCACAATGACTTCCGAGCCCTGAAATATTTTCACCCCAGAAGCCGGACTCGAGACACCAGTCGAATCCCTTTGCTGAACCGGAAGGCAGGACTCCCTGTGAAAGTCAGTGCCTCTCTCAAGAGCCTGGCAAGGCAGCTGCTCCACAAAAAGATTCAG GTTGGCCAGAAGGGACACTCGTCGGTGGAGGATGCTCGGACTTCCATGGAGCTTTACAGACTGGTGGAGgtgcagtgggagcaggagcttgCCAGCAgccacccctccagcccccctcaCACTCCTACGGACAGCTGCACAGACAGCGACCACTACATGGAGGACCAGTACTGGCCTAAGGACCTGAATATAGACTGCAAATGA
- the LOC120373787 gene encoding apoptosis-enhancing nuclease-like isoform X1 yields MWEPLQQPLPGKPRVGSRLAGMSSGQGLTPGVVSTVKACEGRQKGADGWFLGCSNSRWDLCCPRPKAHLARRADVEDRGLLQSRNKKKSRRHQRFMERRTLLEQRGLLRPKLGHRTEPMAFTISKEGLLNREASRCGQLASEDVSLVNNQSVGKVHVTLPKPKRALLQSLPVPPEDTAGQCSLSLSLDSESRLPLPGSSNSGRASLSHSLQRPGKCVAIDCEMVGTGPGGKLSELARCTVVNYNGDVIYDKYIRPELPIVDYRTRWSGITKQHMQKATPFSAAQREILKILKDKIVVGHAIHNDFRALKYFHPRSRTRDTSRIPLLNRKAGLPVKVSASLKSLARQLLHKKIQVGQKGHSSVEDARTSMELYRLVEVQWEQELASSHPSSPPHTPTDSCTDSDHYMEDQYWPKDLNIDCK; encoded by the exons ATGTGGGAGCCATTGCAGCAGCCGCTTCCGGGAAAGCCACGTGTGGGGAGCCGGCTCGCTGG GATGTCTTCTGGCCAGGGTTTAACGCCAGGTGTTGTGAGCACAGTGAAGGCCTgtgaggggaggcagaagggggccgATGGCTGGTTTCTCGGGTGCTCCAACTCCAGATGGGATCTGTGCTGTCCTCGTCCCAAAGCCCACCTGGCTCGCAGAGCAGATGTGGAAGATCGTGGCTTGCTGCAGAGCCGGAATAAAAAGAAAAGCCGGAGACACCAGCGGTTTATGGAGCGCAGGACTCTGCTGGAGCAGAGGGGGCTGTTGAGACCCAAATTGGGACACAGGACTGAGCCAATGGCATTCACGATATCCAAAGAGGGCTTGTTAAACAGAGAAGCCAGCAGATGTGGCCAGCTAGCCAGTGAGGATGTCTCTCTCGTGAATAATCAGTCTGTGGGGAAAGTCCATGTAACGCTCCCAAAGCCCAAGCGGGCTCTGTTGCAGTCTCTGCCAGTCCCTCCAGAGGACACAGCTGGGCAATGCTCCCTTTCGCTTTCCCTGGACTCAGAGAGCAGGTTACCTTTGCCTGGCAGTTCCAACTCAGGCAGAGCTTCCTTGTCCCACTCACTGCAGAGACCTGGGAAGTGCGTGGCCATTGACTGTGAGATGGTGGGCACAGGCCCTGGCGGGAAGCTGAGTGAGCTGGCGCGATGCACGGTGGTGAACTACAATGGAGATGTAATTTATGACAAATATATCCGGCCAGAGCTTCCCATCGTGGACTACAGGACTCGCTGGAGTGGGATCACCAAGCAACACATGCAGAAGGCTACCCCGTTCAGTGCTGCACAGAGAGAG ATCCTGAAGATCTTGAAAGACAAGATTGTGGTGGGACACGCCATCCACAATGACTTCCGAGCCCTGAAATATTTTCACCCCAGAAGCCGGACTCGAGACACCAGTCGAATCCCTTTGCTGAACCGGAAGGCAGGACTCCCTGTGAAAGTCAGTGCCTCTCTCAAGAGCCTGGCAAGGCAGCTGCTCCACAAAAAGATTCAG GTTGGCCAGAAGGGACACTCGTCGGTGGAGGATGCTCGGACTTCCATGGAGCTTTACAGACTGGTGGAGgtgcagtgggagcaggagcttgCCAGCAgccacccctccagcccccctcaCACTCCTACGGACAGCTGCACAGACAGCGACCACTACATGGAGGACCAGTACTGGCCTAAGGACCTGAATATAGACTGCAAATGA